A single Ignavibacteriales bacterium DNA region contains:
- a CDS encoding transpeptidase family protein yields the protein MSDWFKSISPETLKIRVTIAAVGGLFVWIVLTLVDLQITNHEKYLFEAKRQQFGTVPVKPERGLIYDRDGNLLVYNSADYTVNFNFRGLTKKTIQDIIRKVSKVTGKDTAYYYAKMKPGRYEAVLEKKITGSTVLALKNLDISALKVSYEPTRIYHYGNLASHVLGYVDRKTLKGRDGIEYSFEKTLAGVEGVQSVRKNRSGSIASLIEEMTIPPVQGKSVVLTIDQGIQKPIEDILADEKTKSLKATVIIMDPRTGEVLAFANSGGYDPNHYSSSETRVRKNSGVTDIYEPGSTFKGITFASLIDRGKLTSFTEIIDTDNGVYSPFKGVVIRDVHPYPMLSVSDVLAKSSNVGTMKLVQRITDEEFYDDLRKLGFGSKTNIQLPAETKGRLASPASWSKLSKSSLSYGYEIGVSPIQLITAYAAIINGGVLFEPRLVKSVLNPDGSVYEEYPAKEIRKVYTARTSELMRGLLVRAVDNGTGKKAAIEGISIGGKTGTSRSIIDGKYTKERYNSSFVGFFPAENPEYIVLVVAESAGKGLYTGGELAAPLFREIALKIIEKRPELLRGNSAPEPKQDETVQFSFAKNEITPSEYIPMKEAGKITVRKTIMPDLTGLSIREALDICGEMKLRFKVNGHGRIVSQSVAPESRVKPGDMVVLGGSHHFTEEN from the coding sequence GTGAGTGATTGGTTTAAAAGCATTTCTCCGGAAACGCTTAAGATCAGAGTGACCATCGCGGCGGTCGGCGGACTGTTCGTCTGGATCGTTCTCACCCTGGTTGATCTGCAGATTACCAATCATGAAAAGTATCTATTTGAAGCTAAGCGCCAGCAGTTTGGAACAGTTCCGGTAAAGCCTGAGCGGGGACTGATCTATGACCGTGATGGCAATCTGCTCGTTTATAACAGCGCCGATTATACCGTTAACTTTAATTTCCGCGGACTTACCAAAAAAACCATTCAGGATATTATAAGAAAAGTAAGCAAGGTCACCGGTAAGGATACAGCTTATTATTACGCAAAAATGAAGCCGGGCAGATATGAAGCAGTTCTTGAGAAAAAAATTACGGGCAGCACCGTACTCGCACTCAAGAATCTGGATATCAGCGCTCTGAAGGTTTCCTATGAGCCAACCCGTATATATCATTACGGAAACCTGGCCTCTCATGTGCTGGGTTATGTTGACCGCAAAACCCTGAAAGGAAGAGACGGAATTGAATATTCTTTCGAAAAGACTTTAGCCGGTGTTGAGGGTGTTCAGTCAGTAAGGAAAAACCGTTCCGGAAGCATTGCATCGCTTATTGAGGAAATGACGATTCCTCCGGTACAGGGTAAAAGTGTTGTGCTGACAATAGATCAGGGGATACAAAAACCGATCGAAGATATCCTCGCTGATGAAAAGACAAAGTCTCTCAAAGCAACGGTTATCATCATGGATCCCCGGACGGGGGAAGTACTGGCATTTGCCAACTCGGGAGGTTATGACCCGAATCACTACAGCAGCAGTGAAACGAGGGTGAGAAAAAACAGCGGCGTCACTGATATATACGAACCCGGATCAACCTTCAAAGGAATAACGTTTGCCTCGCTTATTGACCGGGGAAAGCTCACGAGTTTCACCGAGATAATAGACACTGATAACGGTGTCTATTCTCCGTTTAAAGGGGTGGTAATCCGCGATGTTCATCCTTATCCTATGCTTTCGGTAAGCGATGTTCTGGCAAAATCCAGCAATGTGGGAACCATGAAACTGGTGCAGCGGATTACTGATGAGGAGTTTTATGATGACCTGAGAAAACTCGGGTTCGGCAGCAAGACGAATATACAGCTGCCGGCTGAGACCAAAGGACGCCTTGCAAGTCCGGCTTCATGGAGTAAGCTGAGCAAATCATCACTCTCCTACGGTTATGAGATTGGTGTATCACCCATTCAGCTGATCACTGCCTACGCAGCCATCATCAATGGCGGAGTACTCTTTGAACCGCGGCTGGTAAAATCGGTACTGAATCCGGACGGCAGTGTTTACGAGGAGTATCCGGCAAAAGAAATCAGAAAGGTATATACAGCCAGAACCTCAGAACTGATGAGGGGCCTGCTTGTCAGGGCTGTTGATAACGGTACAGGCAAAAAAGCGGCAATTGAAGGCATCAGTATCGGGGGCAAAACCGGAACATCAAGAAGCATTATTGACGGGAAATACACGAAAGAGAGATATAACTCATCATTCGTGGGATTTTTCCCAGCTGAAAACCCCGAGTACATCGTGCTGGTTGTTGCTGAATCGGCCGGAAAAGGTTTGTATACCGGCGGTGAACTGGCTGCTCCTCTGTTCCGTGAAATTGCTCTCAAAATTATTGAGAAACGGCCTGAGCTCCTCAGGGGAAACAGTGCTCCAGAGCCGAAGCAGGATGAGACGGTACAGTTTTCATTTGCTAAGAATGAAATTACCCCATCTGAATATATACCGATGAAAGAAGCGGGAAAAATAACCGTAAGAAAAACCATCATGCCGGATCTGACCGGGCTCTCAATCCGGGAAGCTCTGGATATCTGCGGTGAAATGAAGCTGCGTTTTAAGGTAAACGGCCATGGCAGAATCGTAAGCCAGAGTGTAGCTCCCGAAAGCAGAGTGAAACCGGGTGATATGGTTGTGCTTGGCGGATCGCATCATTTTACGGAGGAAAACTGA
- the rsmH gene encoding 16S rRNA (cytosine(1402)-N(4))-methyltransferase RsmH → MGEQHRPVMLKECADYLITDPDGSYFDGTAGFGGHLREFQSRLGKDAVLIYTDTDDTAFAYCSEAFSGDTRVRGYKMNFEKIDSVTRIEGVETLNGVFADLGVSSYQLDAAEAGFSYRMNGPLDLRLDKTLPLTAADLLKTMDAEQIADILYRYGEEKNSRRIAREIVQHRTIKELRSTEDLAGIIRKITPPNFLNKTLSRVFQALRIYINDELGNLERFLKKAVNLLKPGGRIVILTYHSLEDRIVKEFIREEAKGCICPPSFPICTCGKKPRLKPVTKKGLLPAEEEIKENPRARSAKLRCAERTGE, encoded by the coding sequence ATGGGAGAGCAGCACAGACCGGTAATGCTCAAGGAATGTGCAGACTACCTGATAACTGATCCGGACGGGAGTTACTTTGACGGAACAGCAGGATTCGGGGGGCATTTACGGGAGTTTCAGAGCAGGCTTGGGAAGGACGCGGTACTGATATATACAGATACTGATGACACCGCGTTTGCTTACTGCTCAGAGGCGTTCAGCGGTGATACCCGGGTGAGAGGGTATAAAATGAATTTTGAAAAAATTGATTCAGTAACACGGATTGAGGGAGTGGAGACCCTGAACGGTGTATTTGCAGACCTTGGCGTTTCTTCCTATCAGCTGGACGCCGCGGAAGCCGGATTTTCTTACCGGATGAACGGCCCGCTTGACCTCCGGCTTGATAAAACGCTGCCTCTGACTGCTGCTGACCTTCTGAAAACGATGGACGCAGAGCAGATCGCGGATATCCTTTACCGCTATGGTGAGGAAAAGAATTCACGAAGAATTGCGCGCGAAATTGTGCAGCACCGCACAATAAAAGAACTCCGCTCAACAGAAGATCTCGCAGGCATTATCAGGAAAATCACTCCGCCGAATTTTCTGAATAAAACATTATCACGGGTGTTTCAGGCGCTCAGAATATATATCAATGATGAACTGGGCAATCTTGAACGCTTCCTGAAAAAAGCGGTTAACCTGCTGAAACCGGGGGGCAGAATCGTGATTCTGACGTATCACTCGCTGGAGGACCGGATCGTAAAAGAATTTATCCGTGAGGAAGCAAAAGGCTGTATTTGTCCTCCGTCGTTCCCCATTTGCACCTGCGGAAAAAAGCCTCGGCTGAAACCGGTTACCAAAAAAGGACTGCTTCCGGCTGAAGAAGAGATAAAAGAAAACCCCAGAGCACGCAGCGCGAAGCTCAGATGCGCGGAGAGAACCGGTGAGTAA
- the mraZ gene encoding division/cell wall cluster transcriptional repressor MraZ → MFQGTYRHTIDAKGRVAIPAKLRKVISPDAENTLILTRGSNSCISVYPRDIWNNKIVAKLKTLNEYNQNDNRVLRYLSHNADEEEMDGQSRIIVPKFLLEHARIKDEILIMGTIEKIEFWDPEVYAEYERSSAVAYDDLIEQVLKS, encoded by the coding sequence ATGTTCCAAGGTACATACAGACATACGATAGACGCCAAAGGGCGGGTAGCAATTCCGGCAAAACTCCGGAAGGTTATCTCTCCTGATGCCGAAAACACCCTGATTTTGACCAGGGGGAGCAATTCGTGCATCTCTGTCTATCCGCGTGATATCTGGAACAATAAAATTGTAGCAAAATTAAAAACGCTTAACGAATATAATCAAAATGACAACCGGGTGCTCAGGTATCTTTCTCACAATGCAGATGAGGAGGAGATGGACGGGCAGTCAAGAATTATTGTACCCAAATTTCTCCTGGAGCATGCCCGGATAAAAGACGAAATCCTGATTATGGGAACGATTGAAAAAATTGAATTCTGGGACCCTGAGGTGTATGCCGAGTATGAAAGAAGTTCTGCCGTGGCATACGATGATCTGATAGAGCAGGTATTGAAATCATAA